The following proteins are encoded in a genomic region of Hippocampus zosterae strain Florida chromosome 2, ASM2543408v3, whole genome shotgun sequence:
- the LOC127595464 gene encoding splicing factor U2AF 35 kDa subunit-like isoform X2 — protein MQEHYDEFFEEVFTEMEEKYGEVEEMNVCDNLGDHLVGNVYVKFRREEDAEKAVMDLNNRWFNAQPVHAELSPVTDFREACCRQYEMGECTRGGFCNFMHLKPISRELRRELYGRRRKRQRSRSRSRDRRSRSKDRRRDRERRRSRDRERSGRF, from the exons ATGCAGGAGCACTATGATGAGTTCTTCGAG GAGGTCTTCACGGAGATGGAAGAGAAGTACGGGGAAGTGGAAGAGATGAACGTTTGTGACAACTTGGGTGACCATCTTGTCGGCAACGTTTACGTCAAG TTCCGTCGTGAAGAGGACGCGGAAAAAGCTGTCATGGACTTAAACAACCGCTGGTTCAACGCCCAACCCGTCCACGCTGAGCTCTCCCCTGTCACTGACTTCAGGGAAGCTTGTTGCCGCCAATATGAAATGGG AGAGTGCACCCGAGGTGGCTTCTGCAACTTCATGCACCTGAAACCGATATCAAGGGAACTTCGGCGAGAGTTGTACGGACGCCGTAGAAAAAG GCAACGTTCCCGCTCACGTTCCCGGGACAGACGCTCCCGTTCTAAGGATCGGCGACGGGACCGTGAAAGACGGAGGTCGAGAGACAGAGAACGCTCAGGAAGGTTCTGA
- the LOC127595464 gene encoding splicing factor U2AF 35 kDa subunit-like isoform X1: MAEYLASIFGTEKDKVNCSFYFKIGACRHGDRCSRLHNKPTFSQTILIQNIYRNPQNSAQTADASRCAVSDVEMQEHYDEFFEEVFTEMEEKYGEVEEMNVCDNLGDHLVGNVYVKFRREEDAEKAVMDLNNRWFNAQPVHAELSPVTDFREACCRQYEMGECTRGGFCNFMHLKPISRELRRELYGRRRKRQRSRSRSRDRRSRSKDRRRDRERRRSRDRERSGRF; the protein is encoded by the exons ATGGCGGAATATCTGGCGTCCATTTTCGGcacagaaaaagacaa GGTCAATTGTTCCttctattttaaaattggaGCTTGCAGACATGGAGATCGCTGTTCAAGATTGCACAACAAACCGACCTTCAGCCAG ACCATTTTGATACAAAACATCTACCGTAACCCGCAGAACAGCGCACAGACGGCCGACGCGTCACGTT GTGCCGTCAGTGATGTGGAAATGCAGGAGCACTATGATGAGTTCTTCGAG GAGGTCTTCACGGAGATGGAAGAGAAGTACGGGGAAGTGGAAGAGATGAACGTTTGTGACAACTTGGGTGACCATCTTGTCGGCAACGTTTACGTCAAG TTCCGTCGTGAAGAGGACGCGGAAAAAGCTGTCATGGACTTAAACAACCGCTGGTTCAACGCCCAACCCGTCCACGCTGAGCTCTCCCCTGTCACTGACTTCAGGGAAGCTTGTTGCCGCCAATATGAAATGGG AGAGTGCACCCGAGGTGGCTTCTGCAACTTCATGCACCTGAAACCGATATCAAGGGAACTTCGGCGAGAGTTGTACGGACGCCGTAGAAAAAG GCAACGTTCCCGCTCACGTTCCCGGGACAGACGCTCCCGTTCTAAGGATCGGCGACGGGACCGTGAAAGACGGAGGTCGAGAGACAGAGAACGCTCAGGAAGGTTCTGA
- the LOC127595461 gene encoding B- and T-lymphocyte attenuator codes for MMNHSWRVLLESILAVLHLTSSVSYGESCLAIMVGHTNNYTIQLGKNLQINCTCSYINCTHQSAYDVSWYKLQRDVYVPMIFDSHTRMESINLSNVETMLSLYFTNIQKSNAGIYRCQNGLTVGHKIQVSVYDSNMMTNTSLRNESSLPEEGRWMYLYSAIGTVAFVIIVIFISVMSLQRCKGHAKREAQTETQQTGIKPQDPPTSSSSYIYSKMSRKEEKHPTTRAETEGSSITYAALNHHQPPGAPIRPRRPKEESSEYADIRV; via the exons ATGATGAATCACTCATGGAGAGTGCTATTGGAGTCTATTTTGGCAGTGCTGCATCTCACTTCAAGTGTTAGCT ATGGTGAAAGCTGCCTGGCAATCATGGTGGGGCACACTAATAATTACACAATTCAACTTGGAAAAAACCTCCAGATTAATTGTACATGTTCCTATATTAACTGCACTCACCAATCGGCATACGATGTCTCCTGGTATAAGTTGCAAAGAGACGTTTACGTGCCAATGATCTTTGACTCTCATACTCGCATGGAGTCGATAAATTTAAGCAACGTGGAAACGATGTTGTCATTATACTtcacaaatatacaaaaaagcaatgcagGTATCTATCGGTGTCAAAATGGACTCACCGTCGGACACAAGATCCAAGTGTCTGTGTATG atagcaacatgatgaccaacaCCTCACTTAGGAATGAAAGCA GTTTGCCAGAGGAAGGTCGATGGATGTACTTGTACTCTGCCATAGGCACAGTGGCATTCGTCATCATTGTGATATTTATATCAGTCATGTCATTGCAACGGTGCAAAG GTCACGCAAAGAGAGAGGCACAAACTGAAACTCAA CAAACCGGTATCAAACCACAAGATCCGCCAACCTCCTCCAGCAGCTACATTTACAGTAAAATGAgtagaaaggaagaaaaacatccAACAACAAGGGCAGAGACAGAGGGAAGCTCCATCACGTATGCCGCTCTCAACCACCACCAACCCCCCGGTGCTCCCATTCGACCAAGGAGGCCCAAAGAGGAAAGTTCTGAGTATGCAGATATACGAGTATGA